GTCGAAAGACTTGGCTAATTCCATGATTATTGGTGTTTTTCCTAAAACGATGATTATAAAGTACGCAGCCGACTGGCTCCTAGCATTGCAGGCCGGGAGGCGGTTTTTTTGACGTAATGACAAGCGCGCCGCCGAATTTGTTGCCTATGCACGCCTTCTATACTTGACCTGAGATAAGGAAGCCCGCATTTTTGATATACCGCGGGCGGATTGCGGGTGTAGAATTCTCTCCGCTGTCTTGGTATTGAACCCAAGGCGGCAAAACGCTAGGGGTCCTGATTGCTGAAATGTAATGCAATCGGGTGAGAAATACCCTCGAACCTGATCTGGGTAATGCCAGCGAAGGGAAGCTGTCGAGATTGTTGTCGGCCGATTCACCACGCATCACAGTGATCCCGCGCCGCTAGACTCGAAAACTCCTTTGCTGGCTCCAAGCCATGAATGACAAGCAAAGGAGCCAAAATGAATGCCAACCCAAAATTCTTATCCGCCACTGCCACGGTGGATGAAGCTGCAATCCATCCGTTACCGAATTCCCGCAAGATCTATGTGACCGGTTCGCGCCCCGACATCCGTGTGCCGATGCGCCAGATCAGCCAGTCGGATACGCCGGCTTCGTTCGGCGCCGAAAAAAATCCGCCTATTTATGTCTATGACACCTCGGGCCCGTACACCGATCCAGAAGTCAAGATTGATATCCGTTCCGGCCTGGCGACTCCACGTCTGCCGTGGATCATGGAGCGCGACGATACCGAAGAACTACCTGGTCCAAGCTCGGAGTACGGCATCGAACGCCTGAACGATCCGAAACTGGCGGAACTGCGCTTCAACCTGCACCGCAAGCCGCGCCGCGCCAAGGCCGGCAAGAATGTCTCGCAAATGCATTATGCGCGCCAGGGCATCATCACGCCGGAAATGGAATTCGTGGCGATCCGCGAAAACATGCGCCGCAAGGAATACCTGGAAGAGCTGAAAGCCTCCGGCCCGATGGGCAACAAACTGGCCGACCTGATGGGCCGCCAGCATCCGGGTCAATCGTTCGGTGCATCGCTGCCGGCTGAAATCACGCCGGAATTCGTGCGCGATGAAATCGCCCGCGGTCGCGCCATCATTCCGGCCAACATCAACCACCCGGAAATCGAACCGATGATCATTGGCCGTAATTTCCTGGTCAAGATCAACGCCAATATCGGTAATTCTGCAGTGACTTCGTCGATCGGCGAAGAAGTCGAAAAAATGACCTGGGCGATCCGCTGGGGCGGCGACAACGTGATGGATTTGTCGACCGGCAAGCACATTCACGAAACACGCGAATGGATCATCCGCAATTCGCCGGTGCCTATCGGTACTGTGCCGATTTATCAGGCACTGGAAAAGGTCAATGGCAAAGCCGAAGACCTGACCTGGGAAATTTTCCGCGACACGCTGATCGAGCAAGCCGAGCAGGGCGTCGACTATTTCACCATCCACGCCGGCGTGCGTTTGCAATACGTGCCGATGACCGCCAAGCGCCTGACCGGCATCGTCAGCCGCGGCGGTTCCATCATGGCCAAGTGGTGCCTGGCACATCATCGCGAATCCTTCCTGTATGACCACTTCGAAGAGATTTGCGAAATCATGAAAGCCTATGACGTCAGTTTCAGTCTCGGCGATGGCCTGCGCCCTGGCTCGATCTACGACGCCAACGACGAAGCGCAACTCGGTGAACTGAAGACCCTGGGTGAACTGACCCAGATCGCCTGGAAGCACGACGTGCAGGTGATGATCGAAGGTCCGGGCCACGTGCCGATGCACCTGATCAAGGAAAACATGGACCTGCAGCTGGAGCAGTGCCACGAAGCGCCGTTCTATACACTGGGACCGTTGACTACCGACATCGCACCGGGCTACGACCACATTACCTCCGGCATCGGTGCCGCCACCATCGGCTGGTACGGCACGGCGATGCTGTGCTACGTCACGCCGAAGGAACATCTGGGCTTGCCGAACAAGGTCGACGTCAAGGACGGCATCATCACCTACAAGATCGCGGCGCACGCAGCCGACTTGGCCAAGGGCCATCCGGGCGCGCAGATTCGTGACAATGCATTGTCGAAAGCGCGCTTCGAATTCCGCTGGGAAGATCAGTTCAACATCGGTCTCGATCCGGACAAGGCGCGCGAATTCCATGACGAAACCTTGCCCAAGGACTCCGCCAAGGTGGCGCATTTCTGCTCGATGTGCGGCCCGCATTTCTGCTCGATGAAGATCACGCAAGAAGTTCGTGAATATGCTGCCGCACAGGGCATTTCCGAGATCGCTGCGCTGAAGCAGGGAATGGAAGTCAAGGCCATTGAGTTCGTCAAGAATGGCGCGGAAATCTACAGCAAGCAGTGAGGTCGATGATGGAAATCGTACTCAACGGCACGCCGCATCCGTTGCCTGACGGCGAGAACCTGGAGCAGTTGATCGTTGCACTGGAATTGGCCGGCAAAGCGGTGGCAGTGGCCGTCAACCGGCAAGTCGTGCCGGCCAAGCTGTGGCCGCAGCGCGTCTTGCAGCCGCAAGACAAAGTCGATGTGGTCCGAGCAATCGGCGGTGGGTAACCCGCCTCCATAAACCTACTGCGCGACTCAATCTCTGGGCCGCGATGCTCACCGTACTTTCGTACGGCTGCGCTTCTTACCCAGACCTTGAGACGTTCGCTACGGTTTCTAGAGGCGGCACAAAGCCATTTGGATGCGCACTGGTAATCGTAGGAAATCTTTTAAAGGATTTGTCATGGATCTGAACTCAATCCCCGAGACGGGGCAAACGGATACCGGCCTTACCATTGCCGGCAAGACCTATAGCTCACGGCTACTGGTCGGCAGCGGCAAGTATCGCGACCTGGAACAAACGCGCGCCGCTACTGAAGCCAGTGGCGCAGAAATCATTACGGTGGCAATCCGACGCGTCAATATCGGACAGGACCCGAAAGCGCCGAATCTGCTGGATGTGGTGCCGCCGACGCGCTACACGATACTGCCGAATACCGCCGGCTGTTATACCGCGGCCGACGCGGTGTACACGCTGCAACTCGGGCGTGAACTGCTGAATGGCCATAAGCTGGCCAAGCTGGAAGTGCTGGGCGACGAACGCACATTGTTCCGAACATGCCGGAAACCCTGAAGGCGGCGGAAGCGCTGGTCAAGGATGGTTTCGATGTGATGGTGTATTGCAGCGACGATCCGATCCAGGCACGCATCCTGGAAGAGATCGGTTGCGTCGCGGTGATGCCGCTGGCGTCGTTGATCGGCTCTGGCATGGGCATCTTGAACCCGTGGAACCTGTCGCTGATTATCGAACAGGCCCAGGTGCCGGTGCTGGTTGATGCCGGTGTCGGCACGGCGTCCGATGCGGCGATCGCGATGGAGCTGGGATGCGATGGCGTACTGATGAATACGGCGATTGCCGGCGCCCAGGATCCGATCCGCATGGCGCGGGCGATGCGGCTGGCGATTGAAGCCGGACGCGAAGCATTTCTCGCCGGCCGAATTCCGAAGCGCTTTGCGGCGTCGCCATCGTCACCGATGCAGGACGAGTCAAGTGAGTGCGGTAGCAACACCGCCGAGCGTATTGGTATTTTCCGGCTCGGACCCGAGCGGCGGCGCCGGCATGCAAGCCGATATCACCGCGATCGCTGCGCTTGGTGCGCACCCATTGTCAGTGGTGACGGTGCTGACGGTACAGGACAACGAACGGGTGTTCGGCGTTTATCCGGTGGCGGCAGAATTGGTGCGGCAGCAGGCGCAAGTGCTGGTTGGTCGTATCGATATCGCCGCAGTCAAGCTAGGTATTGTCGGCAATCACGCCAATGCCGAAGTGATTGCCGCGATTATCCGTGACTTGCGCACGCGGCGGCCGGATTTGCCGGTGGTGTTCGATCCGGTGCTGGCGAACGGCCATGGCGATAATCTGGCAAGCGAAGATCCGATTGCTGCGATTGCGCCGCTGTTTGAACTGGCAACAGTCATCACGCCGAACCGGATCGAGGCGAATCGCCTGTGCGGCGCAGAGGCGAGTCTAGAGCAGCAGGCGGCCCTGCTGCTGGAGCGTGGTTGCCAGCATGTGCTGCTGAAGGGCGGACACGGACCGGAACAGCATGAAGTGTTGAATCGCTGGTTCAGCGCCAATGGGCAACGCAACTGGAGCTGGCCGCGCTTGCCGGGAGAGTTTCACGGTAGCGGTTGTACGCTTGCTGCAGCCCTGTCGGCGCTGCTGGCGCGCGGATTCAATATGGAGCAGACGATCGATGCGGCGCAAACCTATTGCCAGCAAACATTGGCGGCATCCTATGCGATAGCTCCGGGCCAGCGGATTCCCAGCCGGACGCTGCCGTTTCTTGCATCCCATATTTCACATCTCACATTGCAAGGATAGAGCCATGAAGGGTCTATACATCGTCACGCCCGATTGGGATGACACCGACAAACTGCTGCATGTCACCGAGCAGGCATTGCAAGGCGGCGCGGCATTGCTGCAATATCGGCACAAGACCGCCGATGCGGCGCAGCGGCGCCAGCAAGCTGCTGCTTTGCTGGCATTGTGCCGTCGTTATCAGCGGCCATTCATCATCAATGACTTTGTTGAATTGTGCATGGAACTGGATGCGGACGGGATTCACGTTGGCGGCACCGATGCCAGCGTGGCCGAGGTGCGCGCTTTGGTCGGCCCGGACAAGATTGTCGGCGCTTCCTGCTATGGAGATCTGGAACTGGCACATGCCGCGCATCGGGCCGGCGCCAGTTATGTCGCGTTCGGGGGATTCTATCCGTCACGCGTCAAGAAATATCCGGTCACCACTTCACCAGATATCGTCACGCGCGCCAAGACTGAAATCGCCTTGCCGAATGTGGTCATTGGCGGCATGACGCATGAGAATGCGCTGCCGCTGATCGCGGCCGGCGCCGATATGGTGGCAGCGATCAGCAGTGTTTATCTTGCAGACGACCCAACTGCTGCGGCACGCGAGTTCACTGCCTTGTTTGAAAAACGCTAGTCGGCCGTTCAGCTTTCCAGCAAGCTGCGCAACATCCACGCATTCTTTTCATGCAGCTGCATGCGTTGCGTCAGCAGATCGGCGGTTGGTTCATCAGCGGCAGCGTCGACCACCGGGAAGATCGAACGCGCGGTGCGCGTCACCGCTTCCTGGCCGGTCACCAACTGCTGGATCATCTCGGTCGCGTTAGGCACGCCTTCTTCTTCCGAAATGGAAGTCAGTTTGGAAAACGCTTTGTAGGTGGCCGGCGCTGGATAGCCGAGTGCGCGAATGCGTTCGGCGATCAGGTCAACCGCCAGCCACAGCTCGTTGTACTGGGTTTCGAACATCAGGTGCAGCGTGTTGAACATCGGCCCTGTGACGTTCCAGTGGAAATTGTGGGTCTTCAGGTAGAGAGTGTAGGTATCGGCCAGCAGTTTGCTGAGGCCGTCGGCGATTTTCTTGCGATCCTTGTCGCTGATGCCGATATCGATTGCCGCGACGATTTTCTTTGCCATTGTGCTGCTCCTTCTAACAGTGATGTATGAATGAGAGACTTGCACCCTGATTTTATGTCAATTCAAGGTCGGCAAGGCAAACCGCCAAAAAATGCGGCGCGTTTTGCGCCACGCCGCAGACCGGTTAGCCGCTAGTTACGGGATTCGCCTTTGCCTGGGAGCGGCGATACATGTTGACTGTCAACGCTACTGCCGCCAGCGATGCGATCGCGGCAAACAGGAATACTTCTGGATAGCCGAATTCGCTGACGATCAAGCCCGCCAGCGGACCGGTAACGCCCAGCGCCAGGTCCAGGAATACCGAATACGCGCCCAGCGCGCTGCCGCGATTATTGGCCGGCACCAGGTTTACTGCCTCCACGCCAAGCGCCGGGAAGATCAAGGCAAAGCCGAAGCCGGTGAGCGCTGCACCGACCAGCGCCATCGGCGGCGAGCTGGCTTGCCACAGCAGCAGCAGGCCGATCGCTTCCACCGAGAAACAGACGATCGATACGCGGAATCCACCGAATTGCGAGATGGTGCGGGCAAACAGCAGTCGCGCGCCGACGAAGAAAGTACCGAACAGCGTTAGAGAAAAAGCCGCATTCGGCCAGTGACGGCTGGCGTAGAACAGGGTGATGAAGGTGGCAATCGAACCGAAGCCGATTGAGCCCAACGCCAGGCCCATGCCGTGCGGGAATACCCGGCGCAATACATTACCGAATGGCAGATGCTCGCCGCGCACCACCGCAGTCGGCGCTTTCATGCGCGCCAGAAAGAAGCCGCCGGCCGACAGCACGGCGACCGTTGCACCAACCGCCGCCAGGCCCCATGTATGCGCGATCACCACGCCGAGCGGGGCGCCGATGGCCAGTGCGCCGTAAGTGGCGATGCCGTTCCAGGAAATCATGCGCGCCGTATGTTGGGCGCCGACCTGGCCGATACCCCAGGTGATGGCGCCGGTGCCGACCATGCTTTCGCCGCAGCCGAGCACCAATCGCCCGATCAGCAGGATGGCCAGGCTCAATGCCGGAATATGGGTGAAGAACGCCGCCACCAGCAGGAATACGCCGCTGATGCTGCAACCAACCAGGCCGCGCAGAACCGCAGTCTTGGGCCCGACCGAGTCCGCCATGCGGCCGGCCAGCGGACGGCTCAGCAGGGTAGCCAGGTATTGCATGCTGATCGCCAGCCCGGCCAATACCGAGCTGTAGCCCAGGTCAACGTGGACATAGCCGGGCAGGACAGCCAGCGGGATGCCAATTGCCAAATAGCAAATGAACGTAAAAAATGCGGTGGAGACGATTTGAAACGTAACGGCGGCCTCTGACCGCGGCTGGCTGGCGCGGTCGAGGCGAACTTCTTCGGGCATGATATTAGACGGCTTGGTTGATTTTTTGGAAGGCGCCCAGAGTGGACAATGATGCAACGCAGTATTTTACTCTTCCAGTCAGGATGCTGCTGGCGAGCACAATTGCTGTTCCGTAGGTGCTTCGTATAAGCACGGAGAACTAGACTTCAGGCATCACCCGCGCAGCTTATAATGGCGGGATGCAAAATCTTCTTCATAACCTCAATCAAGAGCAGCTGGCGGCAGTAACCTTGCCGGCGCAATCCGCACTGATCC
This DNA window, taken from Collimonas arenae, encodes the following:
- the thiC gene encoding phosphomethylpyrimidine synthase ThiC — protein: MNANPKFLSATATVDEAAIHPLPNSRKIYVTGSRPDIRVPMRQISQSDTPASFGAEKNPPIYVYDTSGPYTDPEVKIDIRSGLATPRLPWIMERDDTEELPGPSSEYGIERLNDPKLAELRFNLHRKPRRAKAGKNVSQMHYARQGIITPEMEFVAIRENMRRKEYLEELKASGPMGNKLADLMGRQHPGQSFGASLPAEITPEFVRDEIARGRAIIPANINHPEIEPMIIGRNFLVKINANIGNSAVTSSIGEEVEKMTWAIRWGGDNVMDLSTGKHIHETREWIIRNSPVPIGTVPIYQALEKVNGKAEDLTWEIFRDTLIEQAEQGVDYFTIHAGVRLQYVPMTAKRLTGIVSRGGSIMAKWCLAHHRESFLYDHFEEICEIMKAYDVSFSLGDGLRPGSIYDANDEAQLGELKTLGELTQIAWKHDVQVMIEGPGHVPMHLIKENMDLQLEQCHEAPFYTLGPLTTDIAPGYDHITSGIGAATIGWYGTAMLCYVTPKEHLGLPNKVDVKDGIITYKIAAHAADLAKGHPGAQIRDNALSKARFEFRWEDQFNIGLDPDKAREFHDETLPKDSAKVAHFCSMCGPHFCSMKITQEVREYAAAQGISEIAALKQGMEVKAIEFVKNGAEIYSKQ
- the thiS gene encoding sulfur carrier protein ThiS, producing MEIVLNGTPHPLPDGENLEQLIVALELAGKAVAVAVNRQVVPAKLWPQRVLQPQDKVDVVRAIGGG
- the thiD gene encoding bifunctional hydroxymethylpyrimidine kinase/phosphomethylpyrimidine kinase, which codes for MQADITAIAALGAHPLSVVTVLTVQDNERVFGVYPVAAELVRQQAQVLVGRIDIAAVKLGIVGNHANAEVIAAIIRDLRTRRPDLPVVFDPVLANGHGDNLASEDPIAAIAPLFELATVITPNRIEANRLCGAEASLEQQAALLLERGCQHVLLKGGHGPEQHEVLNRWFSANGQRNWSWPRLPGEFHGSGCTLAAALSALLARGFNMEQTIDAAQTYCQQTLAASYAIAPGQRIPSRTLPFLASHISHLTLQG
- the thiE gene encoding thiamine phosphate synthase, with amino-acid sequence MKGLYIVTPDWDDTDKLLHVTEQALQGGAALLQYRHKTADAAQRRQQAAALLALCRRYQRPFIINDFVELCMELDADGIHVGGTDASVAEVRALVGPDKIVGASCYGDLELAHAAHRAGASYVAFGGFYPSRVKKYPVTTSPDIVTRAKTEIALPNVVIGGMTHENALPLIAAGADMVAAISSVYLADDPTAAAREFTALFEKR
- a CDS encoding Dps family protein translates to MAKKIVAAIDIGISDKDRKKIADGLSKLLADTYTLYLKTHNFHWNVTGPMFNTLHLMFETQYNELWLAVDLIAERIRALGYPAPATYKAFSKLTSISEEEGVPNATEMIQQLVTGQEAVTRTARSIFPVVDAAADEPTADLLTQRMQLHEKNAWMLRSLLES
- a CDS encoding MFS transporter, producing the protein MPEEVRLDRASQPRSEAAVTFQIVSTAFFTFICYLAIGIPLAVLPGYVHVDLGYSSVLAGLAISMQYLATLLSRPLAGRMADSVGPKTAVLRGLVGCSISGVFLLVAAFFTHIPALSLAILLIGRLVLGCGESMVGTGAITWGIGQVGAQHTARMISWNGIATYGALAIGAPLGVVIAHTWGLAAVGATVAVLSAGGFFLARMKAPTAVVRGEHLPFGNVLRRVFPHGMGLALGSIGFGSIATFITLFYASRHWPNAAFSLTLFGTFFVGARLLFARTISQFGGFRVSIVCFSVEAIGLLLLWQASSPPMALVGAALTGFGFALIFPALGVEAVNLVPANNRGSALGAYSVFLDLALGVTGPLAGLIVSEFGYPEVFLFAAIASLAAVALTVNMYRRSQAKANPVTSG